From one Larimichthys crocea isolate SSNF chromosome XVIII, L_crocea_2.0, whole genome shotgun sequence genomic stretch:
- the LOC104922694 gene encoding FERM, ARHGEF and pleckstrin domain-containing protein 1 isoform X1 produces the protein MAESDPEPMASGAGQRLGAPETLGISTLDPGHRPPAMPPGRQVTIRVRMLDDTEELFDISQKASGKVLFDLVCSHMNLIEGDYFGLEFQNHQKMMVWLDHIKPIIKQLRRPKHTILRFAVKFFPPDHAQLVEELTRYLFALQIKQDVSCGSLTCNDSSAALMVSHIIQSEIGDFEESQCRSHLLNNNYIPDQMHLIDKIMEFHSKHKGQTPAESDYQLLEVARRLEMYGIRLHPAKDREGTRLSLTVAHTGVLVFQGHTKINAFNWSKVRKLSFKRKRFLIKLRPDLNSSYQDTLEFLMASRDCCKVFWKICVEYHAFFRLFEEPKPKPKPVLFTRGSSFRFSGRTQKQVIDYVRESEFKKIPFERKHSRVQHNSRLSPLPSPRHHEVPTESGALGLDSPPQRHWKESVLVSAEDPSVSRTARASPSHHRNGHDERSGSVSRMQETRGSTRPTHPEHLSTGVGSNSPHLSASSGHSHGMVNGQKSLELCSHSPDGRQPSPLTSPLLNDACSVRTDDEDEVRRKRFPTDRAYFIAKELLTTERTYLKDLEVVTVSFQHAVGQDEATPDSLKNTVFPTFEPLHKFHTGFLREVEQRLALWEGRSNAHIKGDYQRIGDVMLKNFQGLKPLTANLHKQSEVLLEIEKACRSSRKLEGLCRDFELQKVCYVPLNVFILRPLHRLIHYKQILERLCKHYPATHVDFRDCRAALADVSEVVDQLQGSLIKMENFQKLLELKKDLIGVDNLVVPGREFIRLGCLSKLSGKGLQQRMFFLFNDVILYTSRGMTATNQFKVHGQLPIHGMTIRESEDEWGVPHAFTLVGQQQSVVVAASSLTEMEKWMTDIKAAIEMAKTSNGPSSDLLTNNLTDNKCPEDTSVEAESEDDITASHTSLERPSPHRGNTMVHVCWHRNTSVSMVDFSIAVENQLSGNLLRKFKNSNGWQKLWVVFTNFSLFFYKSHQDDYPLASLPLLGYSVTIPSESENIHKDYVFKLHFKSHVYYFRSESEYTFERWMEVIRSATVPSSGARVLNNKESHPH, from the exons CAAAAAGCCTCCGGCAAGGTGCTGTTTGACCTGGTCTGCTCCCACATGAACCTCATTGAGGGTGACTACTTTGGCCTGGAGTTTCAGAACCATCAAAAAATGATG gtTTGGTTAGACCATATCAAGCCCATTATCAAGCAGCTCAGGC GACCGAAGCACACAATCCTGAGGTTTGCCGTGAAGTTCTTTCCTCCGGACCACGCCCAGCTCGTGGAGGAGCTAACTAG GTACCTGTTTGCCCTCCAGATCAAACAGGATGTTTCCTGTGGAAGTCTGACCTGCAATGACAGCAGCGCTGCACTGATGGTCTCCCATATTATCCAGT ctgaGATTGGGGACTTTGAGGAGAGCCAGTGCCGGTCACATCTCCTCAACAACAACTACATCCCAGATCAAATGCATCTGATTGACAAGATTATGGAGTTTCACTCAAAGCATAA aGGTCAAACACCAGCAGAATCGGACTATCAGTTACTAGAAGTGGCTCGCAGGTTGGAGATGTATGGGATTCGCCTCCACCCTGCTAAGGATCGCGAGGGCACGAGGCTAAGCCTGACCGTGGCGCACACCGGCGTCCTGGTCTTTCAG GGTCACACGAAGATCAACGCCTTCAATTGGTCTAAAGTGCGTAAACTGAGCTTCAAGAGAAAACGCTTCCTCATCAAACTGAGGCCGGATCTGAAT AGTTCCTATCAAGACACTCTGGAgtttctaatggccagcagaGACTGCTGTAAAGTCTTCTGGAAGATCTGCGTCGAATACCACGCCTTCTTCCGCCTCTTTGAAGAACCCAAGCCCAAACCCAAGCCCGTGCTTTTCACACGAGGCTCGTCCTTCAGATTCAG CGGTCGCACACAGAAGCAGGTGATTGATTATGTGAGGGAGTCTGAGTTTAAAAAGATCCCGTTCGAAAG GAAACACAGTCGGGTACAACACAACAGCCGCCTGTCGCCTTTGCCTTCTCCACGCCACCATGAAGTGCCAACAGAA agtgGTGCTCTTGGACTAGACTCTCCTCCACAGCGCCATTGGAAGGAGTCGGTGTTGGTGAGTGCAGAAGACCCCTCGGTCTCGAGGACAGCAAGGGCGAGCCCATCTCACCATAGAAACGGCCACGATGAGCGATCGGGGTCTGTGTCCAGGATGCAGGAGACGAGAGGCTCGACACGACCGACCCACCCAGAACATCTGAGTACAG GAGTCGGGTCCAACAGCCCTCACCTGTCCGCGTCCTCCGGTCACTCCCACGGCATGGTCAACGGTCAGAAGTCACTGGAGCTGTGCAGTCACAGTCCCGACGGCCGACAACCTTCACCGCTCACCAGCCCGCTCCTCAACGACGCCTGCAGTGTTCGCACCGATGATGAAGACGAGGTTCGGAGGAAG AGGTTCCCAACAGATCGGGCCTACTTCATCGCCAAGGAGCTGCTAACCACAGAAAGGACGTATCTGAAGGATCTGGAGGTGGTGACTGTG TCTTTCCAGCATGCTGTAGGACAAGATGAGGCGACTCCAGACTCTCTGAAGAACACCGTCTTCCCCACCTTCGAGCCTCTGCACAAGTTCCACACGGGTTTTCTCAGGGAGGTGGAGCAGAGGTTGGCCCTGTG ggAAGGACGCTCTAACGCTCACATAAAAGGAGACTACCAGCGCATCGGCGATGTGATGTTGAAGAACTTTCAAGGCTTGAAG CCCCTTACAGCAAATCTGCATAAACAGTCTGAAGTTCTGTTGGAGATCGAGAAGGCGTGCAGGTCGTCGCGTAAGTTGGAGGGTCTCTGCAGGGACTTTGAGCTGCAAAAGGTCTGCTACGTCCCCCTGAATGTCTTCATTCTGCGGCCTCTGCACCGCCTCATCCACTACAAGCAGATCCTGGAGCGCCTGTGCAAACACTACCCAGCTACTCACGTGGATTTCAGGGACTGCAGAG CTGCTCTAGCAGATGTGTCTGAGGTGGTGGACCAGCTCCAGGGAAGCCTAATCAAGATGGAGAACTTCCAGAAGCTTCTGGAGCTGAAGAAGGATTTGATTGGCGTTGACAATCTTGTTGTCCCTGGTCGG gaGTTCATCAGGTTAGGCTGCCTCAGCAAACTGTCTGGAAAAGGCCTACAGCAACGAATGTTTTTCCTG TTTAACGACGTCATTTTGTACACGAGTCGAGGGATGACGGCGACCAATCAGTTCAAAGTGCACGGGCAGCTGCCGATCCACGGCATGACA aTCAGAGAGAGTGAAGATGAGTGGGGTGTGCCGCACGCCTTCACATTGGTCGGACAGCAGCAGTcggtggtggtggcagcaaG TTCGCTAACAGAGATGGAGAAGTGGATGACGGACATAAAGGCGGCGATAGAGATGGCAAAAACCAGCAACGGGCCTTCATCTGACCTCCTGACCAACAATCTGACCGACAACA AATGCCCTGAGGACACCTCGGTGGAGGCTGAGTCTGAGGATGACATAACGGCGTCGCACACCTCGCTGGAGAGGCCCTCCCCTCACCGTGGTAACACCATGGTGCACGTGTGCTGGCACAGGAACACCAGTGTGTCCATGGTGGACTTTAGCATAGCCGTGGAG aaTCAGCTGTCAGGAAACTTACTGAGGAAGTTCAAGAACAGCAACGGCTGGCAGAAGCTCTGGGTGGTCTTCACCAACTTCAGCCTGTTCTTCTATAAATCTCACCAG GATGATTATCCATTGGCCAGCCTTCCTCTGTTGGGTTACTCAGTCACCATCCCGTCAGAGTCTGAAAATATCCACAAGGACTACGTCTTCAAACTGCATTTCAAGTCTCACGTCTACTATTTCCGGTCGGAGAGTGAATACACCTTTGAGAG GTGGATGGAGGTCATCCGCAGTGCCACGGTCCCCTCCAGTGGTGCTCGTGTCCTGAACAACAAAGAGTCCCATCCTCACTGA
- the LOC104922694 gene encoding FERM, ARHGEF and pleckstrin domain-containing protein 1 isoform X2, which translates to MAESDPEPMASGAGQRLGAPETLGISTLDPGHRPPAMPPGRQVTIRVRMLDDTEELFDISQKASGKVLFDLVCSHMNLIEGDYFGLEFQNHQKMMVWLDHIKPIIKQLRRPKHTILRFAVKFFPPDHAQLVEELTRYLFALQIKQDVSCGSLTCNDSSAALMVSHIIQSEIGDFEESQCRSHLLNNNYIPDQMHLIDKIMEFHSKHKGQTPAESDYQLLEVARRLEMYGIRLHPAKDREGTRLSLTVAHTGVLVFQGHTKINAFNWSKVRKLSFKRKRFLIKLRPDLNSSYQDTLEFLMASRDCCKVFWKICVEYHAFFRLFEEPKPKPKPVLFTRGSSFRFSGRTQKQVIDYVRESEFKKIPFERKHSRVQHNSRLSPLPSPRHHEVPTESGALGLDSPPQRHWKESVLVSAEDPSVSRTARASPSHHRNGHDERSGSVSRMQETRGSTRPTHPEHLSTGVGSNSPHLSASSGHSHGMVNGQKSLELCSHSPDGRQPSPLTSPLLNDACSVRTDDEDEVRRKRFPTDRAYFIAKELLTTERTYLKDLEVVTVSFQHAVGQDEATPDSLKNTVFPTFEPLHKFHTGFLREVEQRLALWEGRSNAHIKGDYQRIGDVMLKNFQGLKPLTANLHKQSEVLLEIEKACRSSRKLEGLCRDFELQKVCYVPLNVFILRPLHRLIHYKQILERLCKHYPATHVDFRDCRAALADVSEVVDQLQGSLIKMENFQKLLELKKDLIGVDNLVVPGREFIRLGCLSKLSGKGLQQRMFFLFNDVILYTSRGMTATNQFKVHGQLPIHGMTIRESEDEWGVPHAFTLVGQQQSVVVAASSLTEMEKWMTDIKAAIEMAKTSNGPSSDLLTNNLTDNTPFSPHHPAHCLAVTTS; encoded by the exons CAAAAAGCCTCCGGCAAGGTGCTGTTTGACCTGGTCTGCTCCCACATGAACCTCATTGAGGGTGACTACTTTGGCCTGGAGTTTCAGAACCATCAAAAAATGATG gtTTGGTTAGACCATATCAAGCCCATTATCAAGCAGCTCAGGC GACCGAAGCACACAATCCTGAGGTTTGCCGTGAAGTTCTTTCCTCCGGACCACGCCCAGCTCGTGGAGGAGCTAACTAG GTACCTGTTTGCCCTCCAGATCAAACAGGATGTTTCCTGTGGAAGTCTGACCTGCAATGACAGCAGCGCTGCACTGATGGTCTCCCATATTATCCAGT ctgaGATTGGGGACTTTGAGGAGAGCCAGTGCCGGTCACATCTCCTCAACAACAACTACATCCCAGATCAAATGCATCTGATTGACAAGATTATGGAGTTTCACTCAAAGCATAA aGGTCAAACACCAGCAGAATCGGACTATCAGTTACTAGAAGTGGCTCGCAGGTTGGAGATGTATGGGATTCGCCTCCACCCTGCTAAGGATCGCGAGGGCACGAGGCTAAGCCTGACCGTGGCGCACACCGGCGTCCTGGTCTTTCAG GGTCACACGAAGATCAACGCCTTCAATTGGTCTAAAGTGCGTAAACTGAGCTTCAAGAGAAAACGCTTCCTCATCAAACTGAGGCCGGATCTGAAT AGTTCCTATCAAGACACTCTGGAgtttctaatggccagcagaGACTGCTGTAAAGTCTTCTGGAAGATCTGCGTCGAATACCACGCCTTCTTCCGCCTCTTTGAAGAACCCAAGCCCAAACCCAAGCCCGTGCTTTTCACACGAGGCTCGTCCTTCAGATTCAG CGGTCGCACACAGAAGCAGGTGATTGATTATGTGAGGGAGTCTGAGTTTAAAAAGATCCCGTTCGAAAG GAAACACAGTCGGGTACAACACAACAGCCGCCTGTCGCCTTTGCCTTCTCCACGCCACCATGAAGTGCCAACAGAA agtgGTGCTCTTGGACTAGACTCTCCTCCACAGCGCCATTGGAAGGAGTCGGTGTTGGTGAGTGCAGAAGACCCCTCGGTCTCGAGGACAGCAAGGGCGAGCCCATCTCACCATAGAAACGGCCACGATGAGCGATCGGGGTCTGTGTCCAGGATGCAGGAGACGAGAGGCTCGACACGACCGACCCACCCAGAACATCTGAGTACAG GAGTCGGGTCCAACAGCCCTCACCTGTCCGCGTCCTCCGGTCACTCCCACGGCATGGTCAACGGTCAGAAGTCACTGGAGCTGTGCAGTCACAGTCCCGACGGCCGACAACCTTCACCGCTCACCAGCCCGCTCCTCAACGACGCCTGCAGTGTTCGCACCGATGATGAAGACGAGGTTCGGAGGAAG AGGTTCCCAACAGATCGGGCCTACTTCATCGCCAAGGAGCTGCTAACCACAGAAAGGACGTATCTGAAGGATCTGGAGGTGGTGACTGTG TCTTTCCAGCATGCTGTAGGACAAGATGAGGCGACTCCAGACTCTCTGAAGAACACCGTCTTCCCCACCTTCGAGCCTCTGCACAAGTTCCACACGGGTTTTCTCAGGGAGGTGGAGCAGAGGTTGGCCCTGTG ggAAGGACGCTCTAACGCTCACATAAAAGGAGACTACCAGCGCATCGGCGATGTGATGTTGAAGAACTTTCAAGGCTTGAAG CCCCTTACAGCAAATCTGCATAAACAGTCTGAAGTTCTGTTGGAGATCGAGAAGGCGTGCAGGTCGTCGCGTAAGTTGGAGGGTCTCTGCAGGGACTTTGAGCTGCAAAAGGTCTGCTACGTCCCCCTGAATGTCTTCATTCTGCGGCCTCTGCACCGCCTCATCCACTACAAGCAGATCCTGGAGCGCCTGTGCAAACACTACCCAGCTACTCACGTGGATTTCAGGGACTGCAGAG CTGCTCTAGCAGATGTGTCTGAGGTGGTGGACCAGCTCCAGGGAAGCCTAATCAAGATGGAGAACTTCCAGAAGCTTCTGGAGCTGAAGAAGGATTTGATTGGCGTTGACAATCTTGTTGTCCCTGGTCGG gaGTTCATCAGGTTAGGCTGCCTCAGCAAACTGTCTGGAAAAGGCCTACAGCAACGAATGTTTTTCCTG TTTAACGACGTCATTTTGTACACGAGTCGAGGGATGACGGCGACCAATCAGTTCAAAGTGCACGGGCAGCTGCCGATCCACGGCATGACA aTCAGAGAGAGTGAAGATGAGTGGGGTGTGCCGCACGCCTTCACATTGGTCGGACAGCAGCAGTcggtggtggtggcagcaaG TTCGCTAACAGAGATGGAGAAGTGGATGACGGACATAAAGGCGGCGATAGAGATGGCAAAAACCAGCAACGGGCCTTCATCTGACCTCCTGACCAACAATCTGACCGACAACA cTCCCTTCTCCCCTCATCACCCTGCTCATTGTCTAGCAGTAACAACCTCCTGA